A region of Desulfurobacterium atlanticum DNA encodes the following proteins:
- a CDS encoding AbrB/MazE/SpoVT family DNA-binding domain-containing protein — MKIAKITSKGQITIPANIRKKLKTQFVSVELKGDTLILKPVKDAGGILSKYAIEKSYEKIKEREEKVIEEGFTERENT; from the coding sequence ATGAAAATAGCAAAGATTACATCTAAAGGTCAGATTACTATCCCTGCAAATATAAGAAAAAAGTTAAAAACACAGTTTGTTTCCGTAGAATTGAAGGGAGATACCCTTATCCTAAAACCCGTTAAAGATGCTGGGGGAATTCTCAGCAAATATGCCATAGAAAAATCTTATGAGAAAATAAAAGAGAGGGAGGAGAAGGTTATTGAGGAAGGGTTCACGGAAAGAGAAAATACTTGA
- a CDS encoding PIN domain-containing protein gives MRKGSRKEKILDTNVILRYLLKDDNDLYLKAEKIINSVKSGECYLFIPQAVFVEVVFVLQKLYKVPRNEIVNALNFFLFLKGCKVQDKEVIEKALVIYKTTNLSFVDALLCAFKRGRKYLLETFDKDLIKKCTD, from the coding sequence TTGAGGAAGGGTTCACGGAAAGAGAAAATACTTGATACAAACGTGATACTGAGATATCTTTTGAAAGATGATAATGATCTTTATCTTAAAGCCGAAAAAATAATAAACTCTGTAAAAAGCGGTGAATGCTATCTTTTTATTCCTCAGGCTGTTTTTGTTGAAGTTGTCTTTGTCCTGCAAAAGCTGTACAAAGTTCCCCGGAACGAGATAGTTAATGCTCTTAACTTTTTTCTGTTTCTAAAGGGATGCAAAGTTCAGGATAAAGAAGTTATAGAAAAAGCTCTGGTAATCTATAAAACTACCAATCTGAGTTTTGTAGATGCTCTTCTGTGTGCTTTTAAAAGGGGAAGAAAGTATTTGCTTGAAACCTTTGATAAAGATCTGATAAAAAAATGTACAGATTGA